TTTCTAGAAGTTAAATAGGACCAAATTTCATTTGAGAAATACATTATTCATCAGTCATTAGCATTAATCAATtgaagttattaatttttactttatatatgATAGATTGAGAGTTTGagattgtaaaataatttttctggCAGTCGATGGTGTCTTTGGCGTGATAGTTCTTCTCTCTTGAGTTTGTCAAATTTGCAGGTTACTATCCGAATGTTTCAATCgcttataattttttcttaacgATCCCTCTGACTATGGTATCATCTAAAAGAAGTTTTTCAAAGCTAAAGTTAATCAAAACCTACTTGAGGTTGTTAATGTCACAAGAACGGTTGAATGGTCTagcaattttatcaattaagaatgatttttttggaaaatattgatGTTGATGTTATCATTAATGATTTTGCATCTTGGAATGATCATAGAatccattttttataaaaaaaaaattttagttttttttagtttatgacATAGgaatagattgaatgaaatataaatatatatatatatatatattaattttgttagaaatatattatttgacgtattatttcaatgaaactattaatatgtatttttgttttattatattaccttttataactttttttttaatggaatccaatttattatttcttccCCTGAGTGCTTAATTTTACTCCTAACTCTAGATACAGCATGCATGCGGTAGGAGCTAGCTGTCGTCCCTAATGGATCtgcttttttcacaaactaagtTTTGTGATGAAACtaaaactatataatataatataacataatataagaCGTGACAAATTAATCACGAGCTTTGCTTATTTCAACCATTATCAGCAAAACGATTACACGGCttaaagagaaggaaaaaaaaaaggtggcGATTGGGGGTCCAGCAAACTGCAAAGTGGAGTTATAGATCACAGGAGACCGGTTTGTTAGAGTTGTCACATGATGCTCGAATCTCctggtttctttttctttaactcCCTTACCTCAGAGATGCTTCAAGAACAAGATCATCTTGTGTTTTGTGTGTTTAAGGGCAATGAGCTAAAATGTGTTGTTCCCAATCCCAACTTTGTCTTTGTTTTTGTCAACTTGTTGCTTACTAACGTTGTGTTTAAATTCGCCTTACTTTTCCTCtttccttgtttatttttcaaaagtaataCAAAGGGATCcatggaaataaaattattaataatcatattatagACTAAGCCAAtggaaacattaaataaaatatattaatcataaaaaacaCCAAAATTCAATCTGAATGTGAACAACTTTCCAGCCTATTATATGAATtgtttatgaaaatagacttCACTTCAAAGCAAAAAAATGTTAATGTTTTAGATATGATTGCCAAACTAAGTTTTAGCTGACTAAAAAATGTAGAGTAGCACGCATAATAATAAGTTATAATATAGTTTCCATGCAAATGTCGCTTCAACACACATTTCATAGGAAGCAAATATAAAAGTAAAGCTAAAGACAAAATACTTTCCCAAAATAGCCATTTTATAATGGTCCCTAACTCCAACCAATAAATCTCTTAATTTAGAAGTAACCACACTTTTAGAGAAAAGACAAACAAACACAGTCCAAAGGGCATATATGTCTAATAACAACAACGACCAACGATCTTATTATAAACCCGGTCTTTTTGCCTTTAATGAACTCAAAACTCAAAACCcttgatttttctttattaGCTTCATCTTGCTCCGATCCAATAGCAACCGTGACAGGTGCTGCCCATGGATAACTCAAGCGAGAAACCGCCGCCTCATTTGGGTCTAACCCGAGAAGAGTATGTGGAGCTGAAGCCTCTCGTTGACGCATACCATAATTTTGAGCCGACGCCGAACACATGCACGTCGCTGGTAACTCAGCGCATCGATGCCCCAGCTGAAGTCGTTTGGCCTTTCGTTCGAAGCTTTGAAAATCCACAAAAATACAAACACTTCATCAAGGGTTGTAACATGAGGAGCGGCGACGGTAGCGTTGGGAGCGTTAGAGAAGTTACCGTGGTTTCGGGCTTGCCAGCTTCGACAAGTACGGAAAGGCTGGAGTTTTTGGATGATGAAAAGCATGTGTTAAGCTTTAGGGTGGTGGGAGGTGAGCATAGGCTGAGAAACTACAGGTCGGTGACATCGGTGAATGAGTTTCATAAGGAAGGGAAAGTTTACACCATTGTTTTGGAGTCTTATATAGTGGATATACCAGAGGGGAACTCTGGGGAAGATACAAAGATGTTTGTGGATACAGTCGTGAAGTTGAATCTACAAAAGCTCGGGATTGTGGCAATGGGATCTCTACATGAACCGAGACATGATTGACTACAACAAGATTGAAATAAGTTTGCTTAGGGTAAGATTCTCTCTGAATGAAAGCTCTAGTTTATTAATGGGGATTTGACAGTTTGCAAATTGGTTTGTATATCTTAGATTTTGTTGGGTGATAAACtcagttatattattttaatctaagATTAAATCTTTATGATTTTCTGATTCtcttaaataaatgattaaaattaagcattcattttcatgataaattgtaattaatatttacaagaataaaatataagtttaaatcTGAAAAAAGCAATCATAAGCTTCAACcatgaaatgaagaagaaggataagaaaattgttatatttactATTATGACGTAGCCTTCAGTATTAAACatgaaaacaattttatatatctattcCTTTTAACTGTCTCCTTTCACAGATTAAACAGACGTGAAATTTTCTCCTATAATGTTCAGACAGTTTCCTCTATTTGAGTTATTTCTGATGATGGATTTGATCATGAAAATTAAAGTACCAAGTTGCtatagatatatttatatatattagcctgatagtttgatatttgatgCTAGAAAGGGTTTTTTCCTAATGTTGTTGTTCAAAGATGCTGGAAAGAGTTGACCATTGAATATTTCGGAGGGATTGTTAGAGGGAAATTGGGAACTGTAAGATTTACGTATGTgcctgtatatatatatatatatgaaagtatCTCGCTGAGTTAGCGTAACCAGTTAGTGACGAAATTGGCAGGGGCGGATGTGGCCGCcctaaaatgttttttttttttaggtaatttaaaatttttaaaattttaaaatttaatgtaatcctttaaaatttttaaaatttaaaatttaaaaccaccAGAGGAGCGAAATTTTATTAACAAGCCACAATTTCTAGTATGACAGCACGTAATGGATGGTTGCTTGTTCAAAAGAGCACACCAGTTATTAGTTTGAATCAAGCTCCCCTTAAATGCGAATATTCATCGTAACTCTCAAGTAGAAACCCAAGTCAGAACTTGCACCAAAACATCCTAAGTTACAGACCAGCAGGAGCGGAGGAGGCAGACGGCTGCCGACAAAAGGTCAGCCAGCCACAGAAAGGGGAGACAAGGCAAACCATTAAAGTTTTGGGCTTCCATTCGATGAATATCCGGTCGTCTCATCCTTGGTTTAGTGACATGATCTATATATATAGTAGgagaaattaaaactaatttccTTACATCGTTTCAGGTATGATTTGATTGTGGATATCAGataggttttctttttctttttttttctgtggttacttgatgattttttttaaagtttaatttaaggtcattatgaattatttttttccacGTCAAATTGAGTGTTTAAATTAGTTGACTTAGACCACACTTCAAAGTCAATATCAAATTTTTCAACCTTACTATGAAGCTTAAATTACAATGGTagggtaattttaaaaatacttaatcAATGGCAATAAACTAATTTTGACGAACCAATAGTCCAAAATAGATCTGTGTCCTCGGCACTTATTTCAGctatctaatttaataaaaatggggATGTCATCATCATAAGCTCAAATGCTAAATATTACAAATAGAAAATGGAAAGCTTAAATTCACTACGCACCCTTTgtttatcattatattattgGCGGTTTCTCtagtaaataattattcaatgaTTTACATGACTTCACCTTAGCTAAGCATCTTatgattataaataaaagaattgacaatatctcttctttttttccctgtCTCTATTGCTTCTTTATCTACAACCCTAATGCCTTTCTCTTTCCCTTCACCAACATGTCAAAACATGTTACAAAATCACCTTATATAGATTACAAAATGTTGTTGATTTGCCCCTTTTTTTCCCGTTTCATCTTCCTCTCAAACTTCCAAAGAAATCCGGGTTTTAATCGGTTTCAACTTCAACCCCATGCTTTCCGGTGAAAGAAGCTCCGGAGAGATGCAAGATGGACTCAATGGGCTTCTAGGACTAACACTTAGGGTCGCTCTGTATAAACCGTATCCCGTAAGAAAGTACTCTATTGGTATCAACATGGCATGGGGTTGCTCCTCCGTCACCATTGACCCACATGCCTGTACCTGCAGGTTCCACCATTTTCCAGGTTGTCAGGTTGTGCTAgctcaattttgatttaaaaagttaaattccttttcaaatttcaaattaaacaaatccaattattcgatttttttcaattcaattcaaataagtaATTCGCCTTTGAGTTGTTTTGTAAATCGAATAACTAGAATAAATACTCCTTTGCtacttgtaaattttaaaataaacaaattggcctcttaacaaaatttaaaaaaattcaaaataattttaaagtttaaatatttctaaaatttcaaaatttatatttttaaaatatatatatatataaaaattaaaaattttaaaaaatctaaagaatctataaaaagttaaaaattttaaaagaaattctaaaataataatattaggaCCCAAATAAGATAACCATTCAAGTTTCAAGCTATATgctctaacatgaaattaattatattataataagatTATAATTTGACATATATTTAAatcgaacaatttcactcaattcgaATTGTCATTTCACTTGACTCAAATTCGAAAAATTTCCAAATCAATTTAAGACGATAAAATGGAACTctcaacttaattaatttaaatttttttcactcCGATTCAATAAAACACTCACCCCTATTACCATATATGTTTTTGCAAGCTATATAAATGTAAGATATTCTAACATGGCTAGGCAATAAATGTTTTGCGTACCTCCACTAAGGCACTATATCTTCTATCTAGTTTCGATGTCATGTGAAGAGCCTCGGAATGGAAAGGAGAGTTTTCGCCAACAAATATTAATGAACGGCAATGCAGTTTCCTTAACCCTTCGCTAAGGTCAGGTCTCCTGAAAGACAGTGAATGAATGTTTCATGCTGGACCAAAAGTGGTAACGACATTtataaatcgaaaaaatttctTTCCATTTCCCCTGGTAAAGGAGAAAAGATGATCAAACAAGCCATGTGAAACCCGTTTGAAGAGCACTTTCAAAAAGGAACATGGTTCTACTATTTATGATGGGGACAGCCTTACCCGTTCATTGCTTCTAGGAATTGCCAAATATTTATACTCTGCCTTTCGTCTAGCAACTGTGGAAAACGAAAAAAATTCCCATCAGTCAGAAAAATGCCATGAGCAAAATAACCTTACTTCATTGTCAATCGAAAAGTAAATAAGAGACAAACACGAGGAGTTCAAGAACTAACTCTTCTGCATGCCTGAACTATATCTGATTCTGGTACTTGAACATTACCACGAACTTCCTGCCATAGTCATTCAGAACCTCATCACTCAACTAGTCTGATTCTAGAACAAAGCAAAACGGCATATATTTTTGGAGCTGAAAACTACCTTACTAAAGTACCGCTTAAGCAACAACTCCTTCACCACTCCACACATGCCATAGAAATATAGTAAATTTGACATCACCTGAAATAATATGACAATCCATCTAAGCACTTAACTATTTAACCccccaaaagagaaaaaaacaaaaaagcccGGAAGAGGAACCTTATTTAACAACCACTCTGTCCATGAGGGTGCTCTGCATAGGGGCGAAATAAGTATTAACCCAAGGACACGTTGCCGGTATTTCATCTATTAAGAGAATGCAGAATAATCATTTCCAAGAATACAACAgaatatttagttatttatcTGGAAAATGGGGAaagggaaaaaaggaaaaattttgcATATGCCTAGCTACTTGACTTACAGCAAATAGGGTAAGAATATATGCTCCAGCTGTAACCCCCATACACATTACAGCACCAAGCCTGGagtaaagagaagaaaaaaaagagttaaataattgaataaagcTTGCTTGCcttcattcttttccatgtAAATGTTTTAATGATAATAACGTATTGATGAAAACGACAGCTTAAGAACCTATAAGTGGGTAGTAGGTGCATCAATTTACATCATTTTCAGACAACTACTGCAATAATTACCCCCCAACATAACAAACAATGGAGCAGAAGAGATTACAGTAAAGTAAAATTCTAACCAGCTGACGCttagaaagagagaaaataaagtaacCATGAAACTATATAATTACCCAAAAAAGTTGAGAACCTCAACAATTTGATCTGCCAAGTCATCAACGGAAGGCATAAAACCATCGGGACAGATTGGTGGAGCTCCGAACTGCAATATTTCTTGAACAAAGTCCCGGATAAGAAAGGTGTGAATTATGAGATACAACCACCAAAAGAAATTGATTAGAACAGCAAATACATGATTAAAACATGAATAGAACTGACCTCATGCCCTGGAGGActaatatgatatatgcaaaAGTTGTGGAGGAGTAACGAACTAGCTTCTGGACAAAAGAACAAGCCTTGAAAACAGGATATATCTGCAAAATCTCACACGATCAAAGGTTTAGGTAAGAAACGTGAAGAATCATTGGATAAATGGTTTTGCTCATCCTGGAAATCCAACAAATTATGATGTTATGAACTTCAAGCATATTATATTGACATTGAAAACTTTATTCAAGCCTCAAAGTCTCGTGTGTTATGATGAAAACACAAAACATCTCACTTTTAAATAATGTCTATGTTTAGggagaaaattcataattaaaaaaaaaaaaaaagagcaaccCTTTTTACCCAAAACTGTTGGCAAACATATACAcacaaaatatcaattttcataGGCGAGACACAGGGATAAGGAAACAAAGCAGTACAATGAAGTTTCTTGCATTACTTACGATTTAGAGCTAAATCGGGATAGGTAATAAGAGCCGGCTTATCTTGGTCTCCAAACACAGCAACTAAAACTGTACCATGGTGAGTTTTTACTAGGTACTCCTGCATATAGATTTTACAATGAATTGTTATTCATTTAACAAACCTTCTGGAAAGCAACCAAagtaatcaaatcaaattaccATCTACGGAACAGCCTGAGAGAGACTTTCAACAAACAATCAATGCGGAGAACCTATAACATATGATCTTGCCAGGCAATAAGAGTCTAACCAACTTGGGTTTCATTTACTTTGAAAGGAGAAGTATTCCAAGCATAGCCCAAGCTAAGTATATTCTAGCTAGAGAGAGTTAGCATGTGCAACAGAACTTTTTAAAGAGACCTAACTGTTTTGCACATTTAGGCATATTCTGCATCATCCAAACTCCAAAATTTACAAGCCATTGACATAACACTAATGAAAATTACCAGTCTAagattattttttctttcccagCACACAAagcaaataagtaaaaataaataaagaaacatgTACTATAAGTTTCAAAATCAttga
This sequence is a window from Gossypium raimondii isolate GPD5lz chromosome 5, ASM2569854v1, whole genome shotgun sequence. Protein-coding genes within it:
- the LOC105770481 gene encoding protein NDL2; translation: MADSSDSVSIDMESISLGGKEYLVKTHHGTVLVAVFGDQDKPALITYPDLALNHISCFQGLFFCPEASSLLLHNFCIYHISPPGHEFGAPPICPDGFMPSVDDLADQIVEVLNFFGLGAVMCMGVTAGAYILTLFAMKYRQRVLGLILISPLCRAPSWTEWLLNKVMSNLLYFYGMCGVVKELLLKRYFSKEVRGNVQVPESDIVQACRRLLDERQSINIWQFLEAMNGRPDLSEGLRKLHCRSLIFVGENSPFHSEALHMTSKLDRRYSALVEVQACGSMVTEEQPHAMLIPIEYFLTGYGLYRATLSVSPRSPLSPSCISPELLSPESMGLKLKPIKTRISLEV
- the LOC105768010 gene encoding abscisic acid receptor PYL2, with protein sequence MDNSSEKPPPHLGLTREEYVELKPLVDAYHNFEPTPNTCTSLVTQRIDAPAEVVWPFVRSFENPQKYKHFIKGCNMRSGDGSVGSVREVTVVSGLPASTSTERLEFLDDEKHVLSFRVVGGEHRLRNYRSVTSVNEFHKEGKVYTIVLESYIVDIPEGNSGEDTKMFVDTVVKLNLQKLGIVAMGSLHEPRHD